One genomic region from Atribacterota bacterium encodes:
- a CDS encoding S4 domain-containing protein has product EARQIVSHGHVKVNGERVNIPSYLIEEGDVIELSDSGKANGKIKEILEEKESVPTPGWLEFDRNSLQGRILRNPRREDIDYPVQEQLIVEFYSK; this is encoded by the coding sequence TTGAAGCTCGACAAATTGTTTCTCACGGTCACGTCAAAGTGAACGGCGAGCGAGTGAATATCCCTTCTTATCTGATAGAGGAAGGAGATGTTATCGAGCTGTCCGATAGCGGAAAAGCGAACGGTAAGATTAAAGAAATTCTGGAAGAGAAAGAAAGTGTTCCCACTCCGGGATGGCTGGAATTTGATAGAAACTCCTTGCAGGGAAGAATCCTTCGTAATCCTCGACGGGAAGATATCGATTACCCAGTCCAGGAGCAGTTGATTGTTGAATTTTACTCCAAGTAA